Proteins from one Pleurocapsa minor HA4230-MV1 genomic window:
- a CDS encoding amidophosphoribosyltransferase, which yields MMPQQSFDWTEDSDSLMDIQRVDKPEEACGVFGVYAPETTFDVAKLTYFGLYALQHRGQESAGIATLNKGDLYCHKDMGLVSQVFNEEILGQLPGEIAVGHTRYSTTGSSLKENAQPVVLDTRLGKLALAHNGNLVNAVELRQHLIQREANFISSTDSEMIALTIADEVNRGKNWIQGAVNAFKMCDGAYSLAIATPDGLMGARDRNGIRPLVIGVLSTEDGKQQRYVLSSETCGLDIIGAEYVRDVQPGELVWITDSGVASVTWAKEADKKLCIFEMIYFARPDSVMHDETLYSYRIRLGRQLARESFVDADLVIGVPDSGIPAAIGFSRESGLSYGEGLIKNRYVGRTFIQPTQSMREAGIRMKLNTLKDALQGKRIIIVDDSIVRGTTSKKIVQTLRDAGATEVHMRISSPPVTHPCFYGIDTDNQDQLIAATKSVKEIEARIGVDTLAYLSWEGMLEATQENTNNFCSACFTGDYPVTIPEDVKRSKLMLEKIKV from the coding sequence ATGATGCCACAACAATCTTTCGATTGGACAGAAGATTCTGATTCTTTAATGGATATTCAGCGGGTTGATAAGCCAGAAGAAGCCTGTGGTGTATTTGGGGTATATGCCCCTGAAACAACCTTTGATGTAGCCAAACTAACTTATTTCGGTCTTTATGCCCTACAACATCGAGGACAAGAATCAGCAGGAATTGCTACTTTAAACAAGGGTGATCTTTATTGCCACAAAGATATGGGGTTAGTTTCCCAGGTATTTAACGAAGAAATATTAGGACAGCTACCTGGAGAAATTGCGGTTGGTCATACACGCTATTCCACTACTGGTTCTAGTTTAAAAGAAAATGCTCAACCTGTGGTGTTAGATACGCGACTAGGAAAACTAGCTCTAGCTCATAATGGTAACTTGGTCAATGCTGTGGAATTACGTCAGCATTTAATCCAAAGAGAGGCTAATTTTATTAGCTCCACCGATTCCGAAATGATTGCCCTAACGATCGCCGATGAAGTCAACCGAGGTAAAAACTGGATTCAGGGAGCGGTTAATGCTTTTAAAATGTGTGACGGCGCTTATAGCTTAGCGATCGCTACTCCTGATGGCTTAATGGGTGCGCGCGATCGCAATGGCATTCGACCTTTGGTAATTGGTGTACTGTCAACAGAAGATGGCAAACAGCAGCGCTATGTCTTATCTTCAGAAACCTGTGGTTTAGATATTATTGGGGCAGAATATGTCCGTGACGTACAGCCAGGAGAATTAGTTTGGATCACTGATTCAGGGGTTGCATCGGTAACCTGGGCAAAAGAAGCAGATAAAAAGCTATGTATCTTTGAAATGATCTACTTTGCTCGTCCTGATAGTGTGATGCACGACGAGACTTTATATAGCTACCGTATTCGCCTCGGCAGACAATTAGCCAGAGAATCATTTGTCGATGCGGATTTAGTGATTGGAGTTCCAGATTCGGGTATCCCAGCGGCGATCGGCTTTTCTCGTGAATCTGGGCTTTCCTACGGCGAAGGATTGATTAAAAATCGCTATGTAGGGCGTACCTTTATTCAACCGACTCAAAGTATGCGGGAAGCTGGCATTCGCATGAAGCTCAATACCCTTAAGGATGCCTTGCAGGGTAAAAGAATTATCATTGTTGATGATTCGATCGTGCGTGGCACAACCAGCAAAAAAATTGTTCAAACCTTAAGAGATGCTGGGGCAACGGAAGTACACATGCGCATTTCTTCTCCCCCCGTAACCCATCCCTGTTTTTATGGCATCGATACCGATAACCAAGATCAGCTAATCGCTGCGACTAAATCTGTGAAAGAGATTGAAGCAAGAATTGGCGTTGATACCTTGGCATATTTATCTTGGGAGGGAATGCTCGAAGCAACTCAGGAGAATACTAATAATTTCTGTTCAGCCTGCTTTACGGGGGATTATCCTGTTACTATCCCTGAAGATGTCAAACGTTCTAAATTGATGTTAGAAAAAATCAAGGTTTAA